In Marisediminicola antarctica, one DNA window encodes the following:
- the pheT gene encoding phenylalanine--tRNA ligase subunit beta yields the protein MRVPLSWLAEFVDLVPGSSTDDIHAALVKVGLEEEGVHGFELSGPIVVGAVLEFVDEPQTNGKTIRWCQVDVGEDVPRGIVCGAHNFAAGDKVVVSLPGAVLPGPFPIAARTTYGHVSDGMIASAKELGLGEEHAGILVLSTLGLDPAVGADAVALLGLDDSAVEVNVTPDRGYAFSIRGIAREYSHATGATFRDPAAGVPAHDRAEGAAVFPVAIDDRAPIRGRTGSTVFVTRVVRGVDPTRPTPAWMVARLTLAGIRSISLVVDITNYVMLELGQPVHGYDLDKLAGGITVRRAEPGESIVTLDDQTRKLHPEDLLITDGSGPIGIAGVMGGATTEIGTGTVNVLVEAANFDPVSIARSARRHKLPSEASRRFERGVDPYVAAPAAARVVQLLEQLAGGTADDLGSSHTTHLAATGIELPTGYVSGLIGVDYSDEEILSSLAEIGGAIVPSDRGLVVAPPSWRPDLTDKATLAEEVARIVGYDRIPSVLPTAPPGRGLTRAQRLRRSAAQQLAAGGSTEVNAYPFVSKFSNDTFGAASAGPVAAVKLANPLDGEVPWLRTSLTPGLIEVARRNLSRGLTDLALFEIGTVFLPEAGVEYGSGPLPIGNARPSVEVLAELNASIPPQPRHAGGLFLGNAVGKQAGQAAITASVADALTAVRQLASALAVTIDVRQGSHQAMHPGRTAELLVDGHTVGHAGELLPTLAAELDLPRVVAVWEVDLDALIRLAPVSVTPTPIATLPAATQDLSLVVPVGFPASEVLAAVVEGAGPLLEDARLSDDYRGSGIADGARSLTFALRFRASDRTLTAKEATDAKLAGAAVAAERFGATIRE from the coding sequence ATGCGCGTCCCCCTGAGTTGGCTCGCCGAGTTCGTCGACCTCGTGCCCGGTTCGAGCACCGACGACATCCACGCGGCGCTCGTGAAGGTCGGCCTCGAGGAAGAGGGAGTGCACGGATTCGAGCTGAGCGGCCCCATCGTCGTCGGCGCTGTGCTCGAGTTCGTCGATGAGCCGCAGACCAACGGCAAAACCATCCGCTGGTGCCAGGTCGATGTGGGCGAGGACGTGCCCCGCGGGATCGTCTGCGGCGCGCACAACTTCGCCGCCGGCGACAAGGTCGTCGTGTCGCTGCCCGGCGCCGTGCTGCCCGGGCCGTTCCCGATCGCAGCCCGCACGACCTATGGCCACGTCTCCGACGGCATGATCGCTTCGGCCAAGGAGCTCGGCCTCGGCGAGGAGCACGCCGGGATCCTCGTGCTGTCTACCCTCGGGCTCGACCCGGCGGTCGGCGCGGATGCCGTCGCTCTACTCGGTCTGGACGACTCGGCCGTCGAGGTCAACGTCACCCCCGACCGCGGCTACGCCTTCTCGATCCGCGGCATCGCCCGCGAGTACAGCCACGCCACCGGCGCGACCTTCCGCGACCCTGCCGCCGGCGTGCCCGCGCACGACCGGGCCGAGGGAGCGGCGGTCTTCCCGGTCGCCATCGACGACCGCGCCCCCATCCGTGGGCGTACAGGCTCCACGGTGTTCGTCACGCGCGTCGTGCGCGGGGTCGACCCGACCCGGCCCACGCCCGCCTGGATGGTCGCGCGGCTGACCCTCGCCGGCATCCGCTCGATCTCGCTTGTCGTCGACATCACCAACTACGTCATGCTCGAACTCGGCCAGCCGGTCCACGGCTACGACCTCGACAAGCTCGCCGGCGGCATCACCGTGCGCCGCGCCGAGCCCGGGGAGAGCATCGTCACCCTCGACGACCAGACGCGAAAGCTCCACCCCGAAGATCTGCTCATCACCGATGGGTCCGGGCCCATCGGGATCGCCGGCGTCATGGGCGGCGCCACCACGGAGATCGGAACGGGCACCGTCAACGTGCTCGTCGAGGCCGCGAACTTCGACCCCGTCTCGATCGCCCGCTCCGCCCGCCGGCACAAGTTGCCAAGCGAGGCATCCCGCCGCTTCGAGCGCGGCGTCGACCCCTATGTCGCCGCACCGGCCGCGGCCCGGGTCGTGCAGCTGCTCGAACAGCTCGCCGGCGGCACCGCCGACGATCTCGGCTCGAGCCACACGACCCATCTCGCCGCGACCGGCATCGAGCTGCCCACCGGCTACGTCTCCGGGCTCATCGGCGTCGACTACAGCGACGAGGAGATCCTCTCCTCCCTCGCCGAGATCGGCGGAGCGATCGTCCCCTCCGACCGCGGACTCGTCGTCGCCCCGCCGAGCTGGCGTCCCGACCTGACCGACAAGGCGACGCTTGCCGAGGAGGTCGCCCGCATCGTCGGGTACGACCGGATCCCCTCCGTGCTGCCGACCGCGCCTCCCGGCCGCGGGCTGACCCGCGCGCAGCGTCTGCGCCGCTCCGCCGCCCAGCAGCTCGCTGCCGGTGGCTCGACCGAGGTCAACGCGTACCCGTTCGTGTCGAAGTTCAGCAATGACACCTTCGGAGCAGCATCCGCCGGCCCGGTTGCCGCGGTCAAGCTCGCGAACCCGCTCGACGGCGAAGTGCCGTGGCTGCGCACCTCACTCACGCCCGGGCTCATCGAGGTCGCCCGCCGCAACCTCTCGCGAGGTTTGACCGACCTCGCGCTGTTCGAGATCGGCACCGTGTTCCTGCCCGAGGCGGGCGTCGAGTACGGCAGCGGCCCGCTGCCGATCGGCAACGCGCGGCCGTCGGTCGAGGTGCTCGCCGAACTCAACGCGTCGATCCCGCCGCAGCCCCGTCACGCCGGCGGGCTGTTCCTCGGCAACGCCGTGGGCAAGCAGGCCGGGCAGGCCGCCATCACGGCATCCGTTGCCGATGCCCTCACCGCCGTGCGCCAGCTCGCCTCCGCCCTCGCGGTGACGATCGACGTGCGCCAGGGCAGCCACCAGGCGATGCACCCCGGTCGCACTGCCGAGCTGCTTGTCGACGGGCACACCGTCGGGCACGCCGGCGAATTACTGCCGACCCTCGCCGCCGAGCTCGACCTGCCCAGGGTCGTCGCCGTCTGGGAGGTCGACCTCGACGCGCTCATCCGGCTCGCGCCGGTATCGGTCACACCCACCCCGATCGCGACCCTCCCGGCCGCGACGCAGGACCTGTCGCTTGTCGTGCCCGTCGGGTTCCCGGCGAGCGAGGTGCTCGCGGCGGTCGTCGAGGGTGCCGGCCCCCTGCTCGAGGATGCCCGGTTGTCAGACGACTACCGCGGCTCCGGGATTGCGGATGGCGCAAGGTCGCTGACCTTCGCGCTGCGGTTCCGGGCGAGCGATCGCACCCTCACCGCGAAGGAGGCGACCGATGCGAAGCTCGCGGGGGCCGCCGTCGCCGCCGAGCGCTTCGGGGCGACGATTCGCGAGTAG
- the argC gene encoding N-acetyl-gamma-glutamyl-phosphate reductase — MSLSVAVAGASGYAGGELLRILAAHPEFDVTTVTAFQNAGQRLVDVQPHLRSLEHLTLVETTPETLSGHDIVFLALPHGKSGEITAALDPGTLVVDCGADHRLESEADWAAFYGGDYFGAWTYGLPELPLHGGGHQRDRLVGARRIAVPGCNVTAITLGLAPGIRAGVICSDDLVAVLAVGTSGAGKSLKTELLFSEQTASAAAYAVGGTHRHTPEIRQNLTAAGGVGVTVSFTPMLVPMSRGILATSTAKLAPGIRAADVRSAWETAYATEPFVHLLPEGQFPRTGDTTGANTALVGLAVDEAAGRVITVTAIDNLVKGTAGAAIQSANIALGLPESLGLNLNGVAP, encoded by the coding sequence ATGTCATTGTCAGTTGCCGTAGCAGGTGCAAGCGGCTACGCCGGCGGTGAGCTGCTGAGAATTCTTGCAGCCCACCCCGAGTTCGACGTCACGACCGTCACCGCGTTCCAGAACGCCGGCCAGCGGCTCGTCGACGTGCAGCCGCACCTGCGCTCGCTCGAGCACCTCACCCTCGTCGAAACAACCCCGGAGACGCTCTCGGGTCACGACATCGTCTTCCTCGCCCTCCCGCACGGCAAGTCGGGCGAGATCACCGCCGCTCTCGACCCCGGCACCCTCGTCGTCGACTGCGGCGCCGACCACCGCCTCGAGAGCGAAGCCGACTGGGCCGCGTTCTACGGCGGCGACTACTTCGGCGCCTGGACCTACGGCCTGCCCGAACTCCCGCTCCACGGCGGCGGGCACCAGCGCGACCGCCTCGTCGGCGCCCGCCGCATCGCCGTGCCCGGATGCAACGTGACCGCGATCACCCTGGGCCTCGCGCCCGGCATCCGCGCGGGCGTCATCTGCTCGGACGACCTCGTTGCCGTGCTCGCCGTCGGCACCTCCGGCGCGGGAAAGAGCCTCAAGACGGAGCTGCTGTTCAGCGAGCAAACGGCCTCGGCCGCAGCGTATGCCGTCGGCGGCACCCACCGGCACACGCCCGAGATCCGCCAGAACCTCACCGCGGCCGGCGGCGTCGGCGTGACCGTGTCGTTCACCCCCATGCTCGTACCCATGTCGCGCGGGATTCTCGCGACCTCCACCGCGAAGCTCGCCCCCGGCATCCGCGCCGCCGACGTGCGCTCCGCCTGGGAGACCGCCTACGCGACCGAGCCCTTCGTGCACCTGCTGCCGGAGGGGCAGTTCCCGCGCACCGGCGACACCACGGGAGCGAACACCGCGCTCGTCGGGCTCGCCGTCGACGAGGCCGCCGGACGTGTGATCACCGTCACCGCGATCGACAATCTCGTCAAGGGCACCGCCGGTGCCGCGATCCAATCCGCCAACATCGCGCTCGGGCTTCCCGAGTCGCTCGGCCTCAACCTGAACGGAGTCGCCCCGTGA